One window of Fibrobacter sp. UWEL genomic DNA carries:
- the ileS gene encoding isoleucine--tRNA ligase — translation MQAYFCDPRLRGFATGLPHYGHLLAGTIKDIVPRYWTMKGKKVPRGFGWDCHGLPIESLVQNELGLAGVAEIQNLGVDKFNETCRSKVLKYTGEWRKTVRRMGRWVDFDKGYKTMDKNFMESVWWVFKQCFDKGLIYQGYRIQPYSPALATPLSNFETNQGYKDRQDPSLTLIFPLVSDDAKFAGSNILVWTTTPWTLPSNFAIAVKADAEYVCVEQDGKKFWVMGTRAGAYFKQPNIVDKCMGSDLAGLKYEALFHISDAYATAEELAKRYTIYVADFVSDEDGAGAVHIAPSFGEEDFQLGASLGLGLFDPLDTEGKFTDKVPMWQGLGAKEADKSIIAYLKEQGRVFKHETFVHSYPHCWRTGVPLLYRALKTWFLKIDGEVTNAEGVTKTLKEWMVENNQTVNWVPDHIKSGRFGKWIANARDWNLSRNRFWGTPIPVWIADDGEMIAVGSIKELADLTGETLEDLHKHFVDKIVIKKDGKEFKRTPEVFDCWFESGSMPYASRHYPFENKELVEKSFPADFIAEGLDQTRGWFYTLTVLSNALFQKPAFKNVIVNGIILAEDGSKMSKSKKNYPDPNELIERTGADAIRLFLINSAALKAEDLRFSEEGVKGIVKQVMLPLWNAVSFFVSNHNADAAKGQLNWNPGEVVKSENELDRWMLATLQDLAAKVEVEMKAYRLYNVVPAIIAAVDDLTNWYVRRSRRRFWKSENDGDKNAAYATMYKVLVDFSKILAPFLPLLAEEIYQILVREVDANAPVSVHLCEFPSADESLKDEALVQRIAMVRGMVEMGRAIRATNNVKNRMPIASMTVVPHGAVEKDVAETMKDLILEELNVREMKFLEDETVLVKLTAKPNFLGIKAKGPEYAKNMKVISAKLNSLSADEIKALQGGETIKFEFGEVGADCLMIQRIVPEGLAVDADSHFTVALDLNVTDELRRACVARELVNRIQNRRKDQNYTITDKIEVTLFSESDMFKQAVAENEAYVAGETQAVAIKWAASAEGLEANDADGEAFSFTTVKA, via the coding sequence ATGCAAGCATATTTTTGCGACCCTCGGCTCCGTGGATTTGCAACTGGCCTTCCGCACTATGGTCACTTGCTGGCTGGTACCATCAAGGATATCGTTCCCCGTTACTGGACCATGAAGGGCAAGAAGGTTCCCCGCGGTTTCGGTTGGGACTGCCACGGTCTGCCTATTGAATCTCTGGTGCAGAACGAACTGGGTCTGGCTGGCGTTGCCGAAATCCAGAACCTGGGCGTAGATAAGTTTAACGAAACCTGCCGTAGCAAGGTTCTGAAGTACACCGGTGAATGGCGCAAGACTGTTCGTCGCATGGGCCGCTGGGTGGACTTCGACAAGGGCTACAAGACCATGGACAAGAACTTCATGGAATCTGTGTGGTGGGTGTTCAAGCAGTGCTTCGACAAGGGCCTCATCTATCAGGGCTACCGCATCCAGCCATACAGCCCGGCTCTTGCAACTCCGCTTTCCAATTTCGAAACCAACCAGGGCTATAAGGACCGTCAGGACCCGTCCTTGACTCTTATCTTCCCGCTGGTTTCCGACGACGCTAAGTTTGCTGGTTCCAACATCCTGGTTTGGACCACCACTCCTTGGACTCTTCCTTCCAACTTCGCTATTGCAGTGAAGGCTGACGCCGAATATGTTTGCGTAGAACAGGACGGCAAGAAGTTCTGGGTCATGGGTACACGCGCTGGCGCTTACTTCAAGCAGCCCAACATTGTGGACAAGTGCATGGGTTCTGACCTTGCTGGCCTCAAGTACGAAGCTTTGTTCCATATTAGCGACGCTTACGCCACCGCAGAGGAACTGGCCAAGCGTTATACCATCTACGTTGCCGATTTCGTTAGCGACGAAGACGGTGCCGGTGCTGTGCATATCGCTCCTTCCTTCGGTGAAGAAGACTTCCAGCTGGGCGCATCTCTTGGCCTGGGTCTTTTCGACCCGCTGGATACCGAAGGCAAGTTTACCGACAAGGTCCCCATGTGGCAGGGCCTGGGTGCAAAGGAAGCCGACAAGAGCATTATCGCCTACCTCAAGGAACAGGGCCGCGTGTTCAAGCACGAAACCTTCGTTCATAGCTACCCCCACTGCTGGCGTACCGGTGTGCCTCTGCTGTACCGCGCCCTCAAGACTTGGTTCTTGAAAATCGATGGCGAAGTTACCAACGCAGAAGGTGTGACCAAGACTCTGAAGGAATGGATGGTTGAAAACAACCAGACCGTGAACTGGGTTCCCGACCACATCAAGAGCGGTCGCTTCGGTAAGTGGATTGCCAACGCCCGCGACTGGAACCTTTCCCGTAACCGTTTCTGGGGTACCCCGATTCCTGTATGGATTGCTGACGACGGCGAAATGATCGCCGTGGGCTCCATCAAGGAACTGGCCGACCTCACCGGCGAAACTCTGGAAGACCTCCACAAGCACTTCGTGGATAAGATTGTCATCAAGAAGGATGGCAAGGAATTCAAGCGTACTCCGGAAGTGTTTGACTGCTGGTTCGAATCTGGCTCCATGCCTTATGCCAGCCGCCACTATCCGTTTGAAAACAAGGAACTGGTTGAAAAGTCCTTCCCGGCTGACTTCATTGCCGAAGGCCTTGACCAGACCCGCGGTTGGTTCTACACTCTGACCGTTCTTTCTAACGCTCTGTTCCAGAAGCCTGCCTTCAAGAACGTGATTGTGAATGGTATCATCCTGGCCGAAGACGGCTCCAAGATGAGTAAGTCCAAGAAGAACTATCCGGACCCCAACGAACTTATTGAACGCACCGGCGCAGACGCCATCCGTCTGTTCCTCATCAACTCTGCTGCCCTTAAGGCCGAAGACCTGCGTTTCTCCGAAGAAGGTGTGAAGGGTATCGTGAAGCAGGTGATGCTCCCGCTGTGGAACGCCGTTAGCTTCTTCGTTTCTAACCACAACGCCGACGCCGCCAAGGGCCAGCTCAACTGGAATCCGGGTGAAGTGGTGAAGTCCGAAAACGAACTGGACCGCTGGATGCTTGCAACCTTGCAGGATCTGGCCGCCAAGGTCGAAGTGGAAATGAAGGCTTACCGTTTGTACAACGTGGTGCCTGCAATCATCGCCGCTGTGGATGACCTGACCAACTGGTACGTCCGTCGTAGCCGCCGCCGTTTCTGGAAGTCTGAAAACGATGGCGACAAGAATGCAGCTTACGCTACCATGTACAAGGTGCTGGTGGACTTCAGCAAGATTCTTGCTCCGTTCCTGCCGCTCCTGGCCGAAGAAATCTACCAGATTCTCGTTCGCGAAGTGGATGCCAACGCACCTGTTAGCGTTCACCTCTGTGAATTCCCCAGCGCAGACGAATCCTTGAAGGACGAAGCCCTGGTGCAGCGTATCGCAATGGTCCGCGGCATGGTGGAAATGGGCCGTGCAATTCGCGCTACGAACAACGTAAAGAACCGTATGCCGATTGCTAGCATGACTGTGGTGCCCCATGGTGCTGTAGAAAAGGACGTTGCCGAAACCATGAAGGACCTCATCCTCGAAGAATTGAACGTTCGCGAAATGAAGTTCCTTGAAGACGAAACCGTTCTGGTGAAGCTTACCGCAAAGCCCAACTTCCTGGGTATCAAGGCCAAGGGGCCTGAATACGCTAAGAACATGAAGGTCATCTCTGCAAAGCTTAACAGCCTGAGCGCTGACGAAATCAAGGCCCTGCAGGGTGGTGAGACCATCAAGTTCGAATTCGGCGAAGTCGGTGCTGACTGCTTGATGATCCAGCGCATTGTGCCGGAAGGCCTTGCCGTGGATGCTGACAGCCACTTCACTGTTGCTCTCGATTTGAACGTGACCGACGAGCTGCGCCGTGCTTGCGTCGCCCGCGAACTGGTCAACCGAATCCAGAACCGCCGTAAGGATCAGAACTACACTATCACCGACAAGATCGAAGTGACCTTGTTCTCTGAAAGTGACATGTTCAAGCAGGCTGTTGCTGAGAATGAAGCTTACGTTGCGGGCGAGACTCAGGCTGTGGCCATCAAGTGGGCTGCTTCCGCAGAAGGCCTCGAAGCCAACGATGCCGACGGCGAAGCATTCAGCTTTACTACTGTAAAAGCCTAA
- a CDS encoding sugar porter family MFS transporter: MSTAKYNLGHVIMITLSAAIGGFLFGFDSSVINGANVALKGYFNCNDMQLGLAVSLALIGAAVGAYFAGRLADKFGRVRCMLAASVLFFVSAIGSGLPFTVADFIMWRVIGGVGIGVASIIAPIYIAETAPAHLRGRLGSMQQFAIVIGIFIALLSNYLIVRIAGSASRPIMGFEAWKVMFWVEAIPALIYGIAAYTLPESPRYLVSKGRLDEAKKVLSMINSDGVEAEIDSIHQTFKNEKPAKLSDLLEMVGGKKRIAPVVWAGLGIAILQQLVGINVIFYYGTMLWQSVGFGESDAFLTSLVSSGINLTMTIAAVLLIDKIGRKPLLLIGSAGMAVTLGTLGLCFIFGAENGQLSHGAGIIALFAANLYVTFFAATWGPVMWVMLGEMFNNRIRAVAISVCGLAQWGANFLVSWSFPVLVGENGIGVGPTYMIYTAFAAISFFFVAKFTTETKGKALEDM; this comes from the coding sequence ATGTCTACTGCAAAGTACAATCTCGGGCACGTCATTATGATTACTCTCTCCGCTGCAATCGGCGGTTTCCTGTTCGGCTTTGACTCTTCAGTGATCAACGGCGCTAACGTGGCACTTAAGGGTTATTTCAACTGTAACGACATGCAGTTGGGTCTGGCCGTTTCTCTGGCATTGATCGGCGCAGCTGTGGGTGCCTACTTTGCAGGTCGTCTTGCAGATAAATTCGGTCGTGTACGCTGCATGTTGGCAGCCTCCGTTCTTTTCTTCGTCAGCGCAATCGGTTCCGGCCTCCCCTTCACCGTAGCTGACTTCATTATGTGGCGCGTCATCGGTGGCGTGGGTATCGGTGTGGCCTCCATCATTGCCCCGATCTACATTGCAGAAACTGCTCCCGCACATCTCCGCGGCCGTCTGGGTTCCATGCAGCAGTTCGCCATCGTGATTGGTATCTTCATCGCACTGCTTTCCAACTACCTCATCGTCCGCATTGCAGGTTCTGCAAGCCGTCCCATCATGGGCTTCGAAGCCTGGAAGGTGATGTTCTGGGTTGAAGCAATCCCGGCACTCATCTACGGTATCGCAGCATACACCCTTCCGGAATCTCCCCGCTACCTGGTAAGCAAGGGCCGTCTGGACGAAGCCAAGAAGGTTTTGAGCATGATCAACTCCGATGGTGTGGAAGCAGAAATTGACTCCATTCATCAGACCTTCAAGAACGAAAAGCCTGCAAAGCTTTCTGACCTTCTGGAAATGGTTGGCGGCAAGAAGCGCATCGCTCCCGTTGTCTGGGCAGGCCTCGGCATCGCTATCCTCCAGCAGCTTGTGGGTATTAACGTGATCTTCTACTATGGTACCATGCTTTGGCAGAGCGTTGGCTTCGGCGAAAGCGATGCATTCCTTACCAGCTTGGTATCCAGCGGCATTAACCTGACCATGACTATCGCAGCAGTCCTCCTTATCGATAAGATCGGTCGTAAGCCCCTTCTCCTCATCGGTTCTGCAGGCATGGCTGTTACTCTCGGTACTCTGGGTCTCTGCTTCATCTTCGGCGCAGAAAACGGTCAGCTGAGCCACGGTGCAGGCATTATCGCTCTCTTCGCAGCAAACCTCTATGTGACCTTCTTCGCTGCAACTTGGGGCCCTGTCATGTGGGTTATGCTGGGCGAAATGTTCAACAACCGAATCCGCGCTGTGGCCATCTCCGTTTGCGGTCTTGCACAGTGGGGCGCTAACTTCCTGGTCAGCTGGTCCTTCCCGGTCCTGGTCGGCGAAAACGGCATCGGTGTAGGCCCGACCTACATGATCTATACGGCATTCGCAGCCATAAGCTTCTTCTTCGTAGCAAAGTTCACTACGGAAACTAAGGGCAAGGCCCTGGAAGACATGTAA
- a CDS encoding polysaccharide deacetylase family protein — MNGNFNIKTLFGELLIACGLMSASFAASPLKTVPWNGYSGAASFTFDDGVFQIETLPQILGEMPEVKVTFFLSNMGADILNLYGAEFANFAKLGHEIGNHSNTHVHLSNLGEDSLRKEVIDFAGEIQQVMGYYGADVNVTAHALPYSANSETASKVINERHFINRSSWGNGRHNWDEEPRWTDMDSRAWYSWPNAENDLLKALDTAAYIGDYTSSNPWYNPVKAPAWVILLNHGVSYMGGNHITPDAMKKAFKHAVDNNMWVAPFSTVGAYYRAHFTLDAAKAEANGNKYTIKWNLPHPICPRASP; from the coding sequence ATGAACGGCAACTTTAACATCAAGACTTTGTTCGGCGAACTTTTAATCGCCTGCGGATTGATGTCTGCAAGTTTTGCCGCATCTCCCCTTAAAACGGTTCCCTGGAACGGCTATTCTGGAGCAGCAAGCTTCACTTTTGACGATGGAGTTTTCCAGATCGAAACTCTCCCCCAAATATTGGGAGAAATGCCTGAAGTTAAGGTAACCTTCTTCCTTTCCAATATGGGTGCAGATATTCTGAACCTTTATGGAGCCGAATTCGCTAATTTTGCAAAATTAGGCCACGAAATTGGCAACCACTCCAACACCCACGTCCATCTTTCCAACCTAGGCGAAGACAGCTTAAGAAAGGAAGTGATTGACTTTGCTGGCGAAATTCAGCAAGTAATGGGTTATTATGGCGCAGATGTAAACGTCACCGCCCATGCCCTCCCCTACAGCGCAAACAGCGAAACAGCCTCCAAGGTCATTAACGAGAGGCACTTCATCAATCGCAGCTCCTGGGGTAACGGCCGCCACAACTGGGATGAGGAACCTCGCTGGACAGATATGGATTCCAGAGCCTGGTATTCCTGGCCTAACGCCGAAAACGACCTCCTGAAGGCTCTGGATACCGCCGCCTACATCGGCGATTATACCAGTTCCAATCCCTGGTACAACCCGGTAAAGGCTCCCGCCTGGGTGATCCTCCTGAACCACGGCGTGTCTTACATGGGTGGTAACCACATTACTCCCGATGCCATGAAAAAGGCTTTCAAGCACGCAGTTGACAACAATATGTGGGTGGCCCCCTTCAGTACGGTAGGAGCCTATTACAGAGCCCATTTTACCCTGGATGCAGCCAAGGCAGAGGCCAATGGCAACAAGTATACCATCAAGTGGAACCTCCCCCACCCAATATGCCCAAGAGCATCCCCATGA
- a CDS encoding glycosyl hydrolase family 8: MNNIFKIALGATLLSSVAATAGKYPFPQNMKSPNGYTVPFADTDMIKSHYNTWKGAWYDASKGWIYAPEGTCSTVSEAIAYGMLITVYMDDETMFKKLYSTWTENAPANGGMHWRIGCSGGTGSATDSDIDAAMALIQASAQWSNTQYLTDAKALISWIEQNDFNGTQLKPGSNWNDAFNPSYAGLANFKLFEKVSGGNWSTHRSDVAKDLLACQNSKTGLVADWCSWGSHQPTKTSASVAQSEDAGFFDDAARTPWRTAWAYYWYGDSDALTFNKKIATWLIPATKTASGINSGYYVNGEAEMSVKRNFVSSTFSGGLGLATSSLETQEAKNYMETVYKTLAALTSCATGSGCGEGTVPGEKYYPSTLNLLYLLLMTGNMPNLYDPTGFTKFTPDPSLMRSSDSGVEGVQQKRGDSTVAVSGFWNWGAYHDKYGSTKMSPDSGSSPIFLRDGAYYADAVMEIGPEPTWTQEKANVCKQTPAKCELLYPSAGIAMSFLKSEKGVDLSTLGVKYLKLNVKSEGPIRVAILNEETAEAGAEPGIYVDETSGSYKEITYDLTPCDYGFLGKAANCGAATDDNSITILSWVNTNTAPTGSDILKSVKGLKFEVKDAKGGYGAISVKSVEFLDASKQVIDPSKITGLKIDNTVPVTPASSSSTVVPGVSSSSTTVIPGVSSSSTVPGLAIIAGAISSNAKISVAGQQIQVTAANNTEFAVFSMTGKVIANGKLAFGNASITVPNKGVYMVRVGSKISKVTIK, from the coding sequence ATGAATAACATTTTCAAGATTGCTCTGGGTGCAACTTTGTTGTCCTCTGTAGCAGCAACTGCAGGTAAGTATCCGTTCCCGCAGAACATGAAGAGCCCCAACGGCTACACTGTTCCGTTTGCAGATACTGACATGATCAAGTCTCATTACAATACCTGGAAGGGCGCCTGGTACGATGCTTCCAAGGGCTGGATCTATGCTCCCGAGGGTACTTGCTCTACCGTTTCCGAAGCTATCGCATACGGTATGTTGATTACCGTGTACATGGACGATGAAACTATGTTCAAGAAGCTGTACAGCACTTGGACTGAAAATGCACCCGCCAACGGCGGTATGCATTGGCGTATCGGTTGCAGCGGTGGTACCGGTTCTGCAACTGACTCTGATATCGATGCCGCCATGGCTTTGATCCAGGCTTCTGCCCAGTGGAGCAACACTCAGTATCTTACCGATGCTAAGGCTTTGATCAGCTGGATTGAACAGAACGACTTTAACGGCACTCAGCTGAAGCCGGGTAGCAACTGGAATGATGCATTCAACCCCAGCTATGCTGGCCTTGCCAACTTCAAGCTGTTCGAAAAGGTTTCCGGCGGTAACTGGTCTACTCATCGTTCTGACGTTGCTAAGGATTTGCTGGCTTGCCAGAATTCCAAGACTGGTCTTGTTGCTGACTGGTGCTCTTGGGGTTCTCATCAGCCCACCAAGACCTCCGCTTCCGTGGCTCAGTCCGAAGATGCCGGTTTCTTTGATGATGCTGCCCGTACTCCCTGGCGTACCGCTTGGGCTTACTACTGGTATGGTGACTCTGATGCATTGACCTTCAACAAGAAGATTGCGACCTGGCTCATTCCCGCTACCAAGACTGCTAGCGGTATTAACTCCGGTTACTATGTAAATGGTGAAGCCGAAATGAGCGTCAAGCGTAACTTCGTTTCCTCCACCTTCTCTGGTGGTCTGGGTCTGGCTACTTCCTCTCTGGAAACTCAGGAAGCCAAGAACTATATGGAAACCGTCTATAAGACTCTTGCTGCTCTGACTAGCTGCGCTACTGGCTCTGGCTGTGGTGAAGGTACTGTTCCTGGTGAAAAGTACTATCCCTCTACTTTGAACCTGCTTTACCTGTTGCTCATGACTGGTAACATGCCTAACCTCTATGATCCGACTGGCTTTACCAAGTTCACTCCGGATCCTAGCCTCATGCGTTCTTCCGACTCTGGTGTTGAAGGTGTTCAGCAGAAGCGTGGTGATTCTACCGTTGCTGTCTCTGGTTTCTGGAACTGGGGCGCTTATCACGACAAGTATGGTTCCACCAAGATGTCTCCGGACTCCGGTTCTTCTCCCATCTTCCTCCGCGATGGTGCATACTATGCAGATGCTGTGATGGAAATTGGTCCTGAACCGACCTGGACTCAGGAAAAGGCCAACGTCTGTAAGCAGACTCCGGCTAAGTGCGAACTCCTGTACCCGTCCGCTGGTATTGCAATGTCCTTCCTCAAGAGCGAAAAGGGCGTTGATCTCTCTACTCTCGGTGTGAAGTACCTGAAGCTTAACGTCAAGTCCGAAGGTCCTATCCGTGTTGCAATCCTTAATGAAGAAACTGCTGAAGCTGGTGCAGAACCGGGTATTTATGTGGATGAAACTTCCGGAAGCTACAAGGAAATCACTTATGATCTGACTCCTTGTGACTATGGCTTCCTGGGTAAGGCTGCAAATTGCGGCGCTGCAACTGATGATAACTCCATCACAATCCTTAGCTGGGTGAATACCAACACCGCTCCTACTGGTTCTGACATTCTTAAGTCTGTTAAGGGCCTGAAGTTCGAAGTGAAGGACGCAAAGGGTGGCTACGGTGCAATTTCCGTGAAGTCTGTCGAATTCCTGGATGCAAGCAAGCAGGTAATTGATCCTTCCAAGATCACTGGTCTGAAGATTGACAACACCGTGCCTGTAACTCCGGCTTCTTCCTCTTCTACTGTTGTTCCGGGCGTTAGCTCCAGCTCCACTACCGTCATTCCGGGTGTAAGCTCTAGCTCTACAGTTCCGGGTCTCGCCATCATCGCCGGTGCAATCTCCAGCAATGCTAAGATTTCCGTCGCTGGCCAGCAGATTCAGGTTACTGCCGCTAACAACACTGAATTCGCAGTGTTCAGCATGACCGGTAAGGTTATCGCCAATGGCAAGCTTGCTTTCGGTAATGCTTCTATCACCGTTCCCAACAAGGGCGTCTACATGGTCCGCGTTGGTAGCAAGATCAGCAAGGTGACCATCAAGTAA
- a CDS encoding acyltransferase: protein MSKSAYFPAIDGLRLLASLNIVFLHLASSSAFDYAAKYTWLKPIVSGPAFSAGMFFVLAGFLFASKFSDPDRRIAVVPFMFSRIAKLYRLHFITTILMFIALAVKFHGVENLSHPVRSLALHLTLLWSLVPELGMKLNEPSWALTGFFICYAFTPAAAKFFFKIQNVKWLWVLFFVTFIPGIIQGLIFGCTTLYSPDYGIRFRFFHMFPAMHVCEYFFGMIIFRLYQERQFAFLEKNYVAGFCQAFLLIVLYITCYAGQNWVHHQAAYFIVRHSAPILITGLFIMSLIPAKGFLARLFCIPIVRTVGRASFYPYLLHLPLITIGWGITNMNTPQATAVLIAFLYTVSPLYLNFKTKRKKAKMQKQAALVNESGTKN, encoded by the coding sequence ATGTCAAAGTCCGCCTACTTTCCCGCAATTGATGGCCTGCGTCTGCTGGCTTCTCTCAACATCGTGTTCCTGCATCTGGCTTCCTCCAGTGCATTTGATTATGCGGCTAAGTACACCTGGCTAAAACCTATTGTCAGTGGCCCCGCTTTTTCTGCGGGTATGTTCTTTGTGCTGGCCGGATTCCTGTTCGCCAGCAAGTTTAGCGATCCTGACCGCCGCATAGCAGTGGTCCCCTTTATGTTCAGTCGAATCGCTAAACTATACCGCCTGCATTTTATTACCACAATCCTCATGTTCATTGCCCTGGCGGTTAAGTTCCATGGGGTGGAAAACCTATCCCATCCGGTGCGCAGCCTGGCCTTGCATCTTACGCTGTTGTGGTCCTTGGTGCCGGAATTGGGCATGAAGCTGAATGAACCTTCCTGGGCTCTGACTGGTTTCTTTATTTGCTACGCCTTTACTCCGGCTGCGGCCAAGTTCTTCTTTAAGATTCAGAATGTCAAGTGGCTCTGGGTCTTGTTCTTTGTGACTTTCATTCCTGGGATTATTCAGGGACTGATTTTTGGCTGCACTACCCTCTATTCTCCGGATTACGGCATTCGTTTCCGTTTCTTCCACATGTTCCCCGCCATGCATGTGTGCGAGTATTTCTTTGGCATGATTATCTTCCGCCTGTATCAGGAACGACAGTTCGCCTTCCTGGAAAAGAATTATGTGGCGGGTTTCTGCCAGGCTTTCCTCCTGATCGTCCTGTACATCACTTGTTACGCCGGTCAGAACTGGGTTCATCATCAGGCAGCTTACTTTATTGTGCGCCACTCTGCTCCTATTCTTATAACAGGCTTGTTCATTATGAGCCTTATTCCGGCGAAGGGTTTTCTGGCTCGATTGTTCTGTATTCCTATTGTACGTACGGTAGGGAGAGCGTCCTTCTATCCTTATCTGCTTCACTTGCCTTTGATTACCATCGGTTGGGGCATTACCAATATGAATACCCCCCAGGCAACGGCCGTTCTCATCGCATTCCTGTACACGGTAAGCCCTCTCTACCTTAACTTTAAAACCAAGAGGAAGAAGGCAAAAATGCAAAAACAGGCGGCTCTTGTGAACGAATCGGGAACGAAAAATTAG
- a CDS encoding hemolysin family protein, with protein sequence MLYIVITVLGCLSISAFCSVTEASFYSVPPAAIELLEKQKKFTAKYMTHVKDNIDRYIASVLVVNTIANTVGASLATALAVKNLPPAGQVALPIILTILILLFGEITPKTLGVKQAKVVAPLVAVPFYYITKLLSFTGLIWLCLTLTKHWTRESEEKKDVSIDDINSLVSLGLREDVIDRQQSVVIKNILALNSVPVRKVMTPRQVVFSLAADKTLGETLDERGNWPFSRVPLYEKNKDNWIGIILRRDAYNKLVEGKRDVKLRQLMRPLQLIPDSLTLDKLLLRFLKQRGHIVGVVDEWGAIAGVVSLEDVLEEILGREIVDEYDETVDLQESARRRSKALASMRGKNRS encoded by the coding sequence ATGCTTTATATTGTGATTACGGTTTTGGGATGTCTTTCGATTTCCGCCTTCTGCTCGGTGACGGAAGCGTCCTTCTATAGTGTTCCTCCCGCAGCTATTGAACTGCTGGAAAAACAGAAAAAGTTTACTGCAAAGTACATGACTCATGTGAAGGATAATATTGACCGTTACATCGCGTCGGTGCTGGTGGTGAATACCATTGCCAATACGGTGGGAGCTTCTCTTGCGACTGCTCTTGCGGTAAAGAATTTGCCTCCCGCAGGTCAGGTGGCGCTCCCTATCATCCTTACCATCTTGATTCTGCTTTTTGGCGAAATCACCCCGAAAACTCTGGGTGTAAAACAGGCTAAGGTGGTGGCCCCGCTGGTGGCTGTTCCCTTCTATTATATCACCAAGTTGCTGTCCTTTACGGGACTTATCTGGCTGTGTCTCACCCTCACAAAACACTGGACCCGGGAATCCGAGGAAAAGAAGGATGTGAGTATTGATGATATCAATAGTCTTGTTAGTCTAGGCCTTCGAGAAGACGTCATTGACCGTCAGCAGTCTGTGGTTATCAAGAACATTCTTGCTTTGAATTCTGTGCCGGTTCGTAAGGTCATGACGCCTCGTCAGGTGGTGTTCTCCCTGGCGGCGGATAAAACCTTAGGCGAAACTCTGGATGAACGCGGCAACTGGCCTTTCTCCCGCGTCCCTCTTTATGAAAAGAATAAGGATAACTGGATTGGAATCATCCTCCGTCGCGATGCCTACAACAAGTTGGTGGAAGGAAAACGAGACGTTAAGCTCCGTCAGCTCATGCGTCCTCTGCAGTTGATTCCCGATTCCCTCACGTTGGACAAGCTCCTGCTTCGCTTCCTCAAGCAGCGCGGACATATTGTGGGCGTGGTGGATGAATGGGGCGCCATCGCAGGTGTTGTCAGTCTGGAAGATGTGCTGGAAGAAATTCTCGGTCGCGAAATTGTGGATGAATACGACGAAACAGTGGATTTGCAGGAATCTGCACGCCGTCGCTCCAAGGCTCTGGCCAGCATGCGCGGGAAAAACCGTTCTTAA